Proteins found in one Acinetobacter sp. XH1741 genomic segment:
- a CDS encoding ABC transporter substrate-binding protein yields MDMNLKLKFFKLAILSLAITSIPCAYAVTPAQPNKILHVAYEAPDDGFDMVKTTNFYSASIAEAIFEPLLKYDYLARPLQLVPYTAETMPKVEQDGKVYIFKIKPGIYFTDDPAFKGKRRELVAEDYVYSIKRILDPKNRAPSVSFLDGKLVGADAVIAQAKKTGKFDYAAPIAGLKSIDRYTLQFTLTRQDFNFPYILAYITFGAVAKEVVDYYGDRIGMHPVATGPYMLSKYVPRSKVELVANPDYRGFVWNFKSTGTPWDNQLVKEMSGKKMPQVGKVVVSIIEEQQSRWLAFQSGQLNFDKLTADAVPQALDGNQLKTSFQKRGIKHYPNKDPEITYTMMNMRDPVIGGFSPEKIALRRAITLSYDQKESIKQAYKGQAVRAEMFIPEGVNGYNPKYKSSVGYNPLLANKLLDYYGYKKGADGYRTLPNGKPLVLKINNENSSASVIHSELWKKNLDAIGIRADFKVSNFADNLKAATQCKYMIWSGAWIADYPEGDNFAQLLYGPNAGQGNHACYQSKTYDALYTQAIHLPPPQRLPYYEKLNRQIEADNPWIVHVTRIRNWLIQPQVKGFKAHPMMNTNWQYLDITPIKK; encoded by the coding sequence GTGGATATGAACTTGAAATTAAAATTTTTTAAGCTCGCCATTTTAAGTTTGGCTATTACATCAATTCCATGTGCTTACGCAGTTACGCCAGCACAACCAAACAAGATTTTGCATGTTGCCTATGAAGCACCTGATGATGGTTTTGACATGGTTAAAACCACCAATTTCTATAGTGCAAGTATTGCAGAAGCTATTTTTGAACCTTTACTCAAATATGATTATTTAGCTCGTCCGCTACAACTGGTTCCTTATACGGCAGAAACTATGCCTAAGGTTGAACAAGACGGCAAAGTTTATATATTTAAAATTAAACCAGGGATTTATTTTACAGATGATCCTGCTTTTAAAGGTAAACGCCGTGAGCTGGTGGCCGAAGATTATGTTTATTCTATTAAACGTATTTTAGACCCTAAAAACAGAGCACCTTCCGTTTCTTTTCTTGATGGCAAATTAGTCGGAGCTGATGCAGTTATAGCTCAAGCAAAGAAAACTGGAAAGTTTGATTATGCTGCGCCAATTGCAGGGCTTAAATCGATTGATCGATATACTCTACAATTTACTTTAACACGGCAAGACTTTAATTTTCCTTACATTCTTGCCTATATTACATTTGGGGCGGTTGCTAAAGAGGTTGTTGATTATTACGGTGACCGGATTGGTATGCATCCGGTTGCTACCGGCCCTTACATGTTGAGTAAATATGTCCCAAGAAGTAAAGTCGAGTTGGTTGCCAATCCTGATTATCGTGGTTTTGTCTGGAACTTTAAGTCCACAGGAACCCCTTGGGATAACCAGCTTGTTAAAGAAATGTCTGGAAAGAAAATGCCGCAAGTTGGCAAGGTGGTGGTCAGTATTATTGAAGAGCAACAGTCACGATGGTTGGCTTTTCAATCTGGTCAATTAAATTTTGACAAACTTACAGCCGATGCTGTTCCTCAAGCCTTAGATGGAAATCAACTTAAAACTTCTTTTCAGAAAAGAGGAATCAAGCACTATCCAAATAAAGATCCCGAAATTACCTATACCATGATGAATATGCGGGATCCAGTCATTGGTGGTTTTAGTCCAGAAAAGATAGCACTTCGTCGAGCAATTACTTTGTCCTATGACCAAAAAGAAAGCATAAAGCAGGCATATAAAGGTCAGGCAGTTAGAGCAGAAATGTTTATACCTGAGGGTGTAAATGGGTATAACCCAAAGTATAAAAGTAGCGTAGGATATAATCCGCTATTAGCAAATAAACTACTTGATTATTATGGTTATAAAAAAGGGGCAGATGGTTATCGGACATTACCAAACGGCAAGCCTTTAGTTTTAAAAATTAATAATGAAAATAGCTCGGCATCAGTTATTCATTCGGAACTCTGGAAAAAAAATCTTGATGCAATAGGCATTCGTGCTGACTTTAAAGTCAGTAACTTTGCAGATAACTTAAAAGCCGCAACTCAATGTAAATATATGATATGGAGCGGGGCATGGATTGCTGACTATCCTGAAGGAGATAATTTTGCACAATTACTATATGGACCAAATGCTGGACAGGGAAATCATGCTTGTTATCAGTCTAAAACATATGATGCTCTCTATACTCAGGCCATTCATTTACCACCGCCACAACGGCTACCATATTATGAAAAGCTTAATCGCCAGATCGAAGCTGATAATCCTTGGATTGTTCATGTAACTCGAATTCGTAATTGGCTGATACAGCCACAAGTTAAGGGTTTTAAAGCTCATCCGATGATGAATACAAACTGGCAATATCTTGATATTACCCCTATTAAAAAATAA
- a CDS encoding TonB-dependent receptor: MKKKYNVRSQVTPKIGKTILKLSTLSLSMMCLTMAQAAETDQSSNDDKPAKVVKVAVTGSSIKGVAAQSASPITVVKVDEILKQGVTTTEEALAKISANQSNFVTANNVGTSKTVGSAANLRALGSNKTLILLNGRRLAANAYDSGVTNLNIIPLAMLDRIEVLRDGASSIYGTDAIGGVINFITKKQFTGLNLTAGYQKPEEKGGDQQDYSIFGGYGDLEENGFNVFGVVDYRKGDDVMAKDRKVSRRGGILPELGVNKTSSGSFPANVPGLGNPYAATGCGNDPLVTSPDGKTCRYNSQAVIGIVPKTEDISVMGRATFKLSDNFNAIAEYLYARNEVTTSVAPDVFFDLSLDPSSKYYPGNGITPALAGASGPLDLYLRSQAGNRISNSINQSHRVFAGIEGETHGWDINSGVTYAHSSASDAILSGYLNYDKTQEALNNGTLNPFGPQNPEDAGVWDQLGVKGKYLKANLDTTTVDFTASRPIFKLPAGDVGFAIGASYRYEDWTSKVIADVARLAPSTGNDPNEPENKGDRNIKSVFTEFHIPLHKTLEAQIAARYDDYSDFGNTFNPKFALRWEPIKQLMFRTTYSTGFRAPTLWEADGPNSVTNTGGTYDDPALCAGGVVQPGGKQERDCNMQFKRQNGGNKNLKPEESTSFTAGLVFEPVKNLAFTLDYFNIEVDKQIATLSEAAIFADPVKYADKFVRNSDGSLNYIITTQQNLGGIKTSGFDVGLSWVSPMTATGRFGFNIDGTYVTDYKYQSEPGGDWKGVAGSYSGLDYQSIILRWKHTANLNWNYENWALNLQQNFSRGYQDQNANDQNHRVSDYTTYNISGTYKGFKNLELTAGIKNIFDEDPPASNVIDNFQMGYDPRYADPLGRTYFVRGTYKF, from the coding sequence ATGAAAAAAAAATACAATGTTCGATCTCAGGTAACCCCCAAGATCGGCAAAACAATACTTAAATTAAGCACCCTTAGTTTAAGCATGATGTGTCTTACCATGGCACAAGCAGCAGAAACCGATCAATCAAGTAACGATGATAAACCTGCAAAAGTGGTAAAAGTTGCCGTTACAGGCTCTTCAATCAAAGGTGTTGCCGCACAAAGTGCTTCACCCATTACTGTAGTGAAAGTTGATGAAATTTTAAAACAAGGGGTAACTACAACTGAAGAAGCTTTAGCCAAAATTAGTGCAAACCAATCGAACTTTGTCACTGCAAATAACGTAGGTACTAGTAAAACTGTAGGGTCAGCAGCAAACTTAAGAGCTTTAGGTTCAAATAAGACACTTATTTTGCTGAATGGTCGTAGATTGGCTGCAAATGCATACGATAGTGGCGTAACAAATTTAAATATTATTCCACTCGCCATGCTAGATCGTATTGAAGTTTTACGTGATGGTGCTTCTTCCATTTATGGAACAGATGCGATTGGTGGGGTTATTAACTTCATTACTAAAAAGCAGTTTACGGGTCTTAACTTAACCGCTGGGTATCAAAAACCAGAGGAAAAAGGTGGAGATCAACAAGACTACAGTATCTTTGGTGGTTATGGTGATTTAGAGGAAAATGGCTTTAACGTTTTTGGGGTTGTCGATTATCGAAAAGGTGACGATGTCATGGCCAAAGACCGCAAGGTTAGCCGACGCGGGGGTATCTTACCTGAATTAGGTGTGAATAAAACCAGTAGTGGTTCCTTCCCTGCCAATGTCCCTGGCCTAGGTAATCCTTATGCAGCTACAGGTTGTGGCAATGACCCTCTAGTAACCAGTCCTGATGGCAAAACATGTAGATATAACAGCCAAGCTGTCATTGGAATTGTTCCAAAGACAGAAGATATTTCTGTAATGGGCCGTGCCACTTTTAAACTTAGTGACAATTTTAATGCGATTGCAGAATATTTATATGCAAGAAATGAGGTCACCACTTCAGTCGCACCAGATGTATTTTTTGATCTAAGCCTAGACCCTAGCAGTAAATATTATCCAGGAAATGGCATAACCCCTGCTCTTGCTGGAGCATCGGGGCCCCTTGATCTTTACTTACGTTCACAAGCTGGTAATCGTATCAGCAACAGCATTAACCAGTCACACCGAGTATTTGCTGGTATAGAAGGTGAAACGCATGGGTGGGATATTAATTCAGGGGTGACCTATGCACATAGTAGTGCTTCCGATGCAATCTTAAGTGGCTATTTAAACTATGACAAAACTCAAGAAGCTTTAAACAATGGCACTTTAAACCCATTTGGACCTCAGAACCCTGAAGATGCTGGCGTATGGGATCAGCTAGGTGTTAAAGGTAAATATTTAAAAGCCAACCTTGATACAACCACTGTTGATTTCACTGCAAGCCGACCTATATTTAAGCTACCAGCAGGTGATGTAGGATTCGCCATTGGGGCAAGCTATCGTTATGAAGATTGGACTTCAAAAGTTATTGCAGATGTTGCTCGACTAGCTCCTAGTACGGGTAATGATCCGAATGAACCAGAAAATAAAGGCGATCGTAATATTAAGTCGGTATTTACCGAGTTTCATATTCCACTACACAAAACTTTAGAAGCTCAAATTGCTGCCCGTTATGATGACTACAGCGATTTTGGTAATACATTTAATCCAAAGTTTGCACTTCGTTGGGAACCAATTAAACAACTCATGTTCCGTACAACCTATAGTACAGGTTTCAGAGCACCTACACTTTGGGAAGCTGATGGGCCAAACTCAGTAACAAATACAGGTGGAACATATGACGACCCAGCACTTTGCGCTGGTGGAGTTGTACAACCGGGTGGCAAACAAGAACGTGACTGTAATATGCAGTTCAAACGCCAAAATGGTGGGAACAAAAATCTTAAACCAGAAGAGTCAACGTCTTTTACAGCAGGCTTAGTATTTGAACCTGTTAAAAACCTAGCCTTCACTCTTGATTACTTCAACATCGAAGTAGATAAGCAAATTGCCACACTATCTGAAGCTGCTATTTTTGCGGATCCGGTGAAATATGCAGATAAATTTGTACGTAATTCTGATGGTTCACTAAATTATATTATTACCACACAACAAAATTTAGGTGGCATTAAAACGTCCGGTTTTGATGTGGGCTTAAGTTGGGTTTCTCCAATGACGGCTACAGGTCGCTTTGGTTTCAATATCGATGGCACATATGTAACAGATTACAAATATCAATCTGAACCAGGGGGTGACTGGAAAGGTGTTGCAGGGTCATATAGCGGTTTAGATTATCAATCAATTATTTTGCGCTGGAAACATACTGCCAACCTGAACTGGAACTATGAAAACTGGGCATTAAACCTACAACAAAACTTCTCACGCGGTTATCAAGATCAAAACGCGAATGATCAAAACCATAGAGTAAGTGATTATACAACCTACAACATTTCAGGCACTTACAAAGGCTTTAAAAATCTAGAGTTAACAGCAGGCATTAAAAATATTTTTGATGAAGACCCACCTGCTTCTAACGTAATTGATAACTTCCAAATGGGATATGACCCACGTTATGCAGATCCTTTAGGACGTACTTATTTTGTACGAGGTACATATAAGTTCTAA
- a CDS encoding energy transducer TonB: protein MGMTFTDIENKSAKRLIGIAAVLFLHLLVAYILMSGLANNIQKPAEKPVELQIIQDIKPPPPPKPEEPKPKEKPPEPPKMVEKVAKAPEPPKQVEKVATPVQKTTPVAQPTKVATPAPAAPAAPSAPSPSPVAAPAPAAAAPAPKPAGATHGVSEGSAGCEKPEYPREALMNEEQGTVRIRVLVDTSGKVIDAKVKKSSGSKTLDKAATKAYSLCTFKPAMKDGVPQQDWYEIEYPFVIE, encoded by the coding sequence ATGGGCATGACTTTTACAGACATAGAAAATAAATCTGCCAAACGCCTTATTGGTATTGCCGCAGTACTTTTTCTGCATCTTCTTGTTGCCTATATTCTGATGTCAGGTTTAGCAAACAATATTCAAAAACCAGCAGAAAAACCTGTGGAATTACAAATTATTCAGGATATAAAACCGCCTCCTCCACCAAAACCAGAGGAGCCTAAGCCTAAAGAAAAGCCACCTGAACCACCCAAAATGGTAGAAAAAGTTGCCAAGGCTCCTGAACCACCTAAGCAAGTTGAGAAAGTAGCCACTCCGGTACAAAAAACGACTCCGGTAGCTCAACCAACTAAAGTTGCAACTCCAGCTCCAGCCGCGCCGGCTGCACCTAGTGCGCCATCGCCAAGTCCAGTTGCAGCACCCGCTCCGGCAGCGGCTGCTCCTGCACCTAAACCAGCTGGCGCAACTCATGGTGTTTCAGAAGGTTCCGCGGGTTGTGAAAAACCTGAATATCCACGTGAAGCACTGATGAATGAAGAGCAAGGTACGGTGCGCATACGTGTTCTTGTTGATACTTCGGGCAAAGTCATTGATGCCAAAGTGAAAAAATCGAGTGGCAGCAAAACCTTAGATAAAGCGGCAACTAAAGCTTACAGCTTATGTACGTTCAAACCAGCAATGAAAGATGGCGTGCCTCAGCAGGACTGGTATGAAATTGAATATCCATTTGTAATTGAATAA
- a CDS encoding MotA/TolQ/ExbB proton channel family protein — MMKKSTQPLVRFASASLIAACSLLPLSTVFAEETSNAPVATATTEATSNTNTPTPPPKPATSETVKNPYGLEALWREGDLVAKSTLFILVLMSIGTWYIIVSKFLQQAKVKRQGKEAEKSFWEATSLDNATDGLEQSSAYRFIAEKGINSTKSHGGSLLERIDFNTWVSISIQRAIEKVQNHLGGGLAFLATVGSTAPFVGLFGTVWGIYHALTAIGISGQASIDKVAGPVGEALIMTAIGLAVAVPAVLGYNWLTRRNKAVMENVRSFGSDLHAVLLSGEINTNNSVNRSIK, encoded by the coding sequence ATGATGAAAAAATCAACTCAACCACTAGTACGTTTCGCTTCTGCAAGTTTAATCGCAGCATGTTCATTGCTTCCATTAAGCACAGTTTTTGCAGAAGAAACGAGCAATGCTCCTGTTGCAACAGCAACCACTGAAGCGACTTCAAACACAAATACACCAACTCCACCACCAAAACCTGCAACAAGTGAAACTGTTAAAAACCCGTATGGCCTAGAAGCTCTTTGGCGTGAAGGTGATTTAGTTGCTAAATCTACCCTATTTATATTAGTGCTCATGTCAATTGGTACGTGGTACATCATTGTCTCTAAATTCTTACAACAAGCAAAAGTAAAACGCCAAGGTAAAGAAGCAGAAAAAAGTTTTTGGGAAGCTACTTCTCTTGATAATGCCACTGACGGGCTAGAACAAAGTAGCGCATATCGTTTTATTGCAGAAAAAGGCATTAACTCGACTAAGTCACACGGCGGCTCTTTACTTGAACGAATTGACTTCAATACCTGGGTGAGCATTTCAATACAACGAGCAATTGAAAAAGTACAAAACCACCTAGGTGGAGGTTTAGCCTTTTTAGCAACCGTTGGGTCTACAGCACCTTTCGTGGGTCTATTCGGAACAGTATGGGGCATCTATCACGCGTTAACTGCAATCGGGATTTCAGGTCAAGCATCTATTGATAAAGTTGCAGGCCCAGTTGGTGAAGCACTTATTATGACCGCTATTGGTCTAGCAGTCGCAGTACCAGCTGTACTAGGTTACAACTGGTTGACTCGTCGCAATAAAGCAGTGATGGAAAATGTTCGTTCATTTGGTTCAGATTTACATGCAGTTTTATTAAGCGGAGAAATTAATACCAATAATTCTGTTAACCGCAGTATCAAATAA
- a CDS encoding biopolymer transporter ExbD — MGMSVGSEDDEEMIGTINTTPLVDVMLVLLIIFLITIPVVTHTVPVKLPEEKNTPYATTPENIQLSVNKKGDIFWNESYVPNKEILLAKLQAVAQKRPQPEVHIRGDQLTHFEAIDQVISTTKQAGIGKIAFVTTPPASQ, encoded by the coding sequence ATGGGTATGAGTGTTGGTTCTGAAGATGATGAAGAAATGATTGGAACAATTAACACGACGCCTCTCGTTGATGTCATGTTAGTTTTACTTATTATTTTTCTAATTACGATTCCGGTAGTTACACATACTGTTCCGGTGAAACTGCCAGAAGAAAAAAATACTCCGTATGCAACTACACCTGAAAACATCCAGCTTTCAGTGAATAAAAAAGGAGACATTTTCTGGAATGAAAGTTATGTACCGAATAAAGAAATATTGTTAGCAAAATTACAAGCTGTGGCACAAAAAAGACCGCAGCCGGAGGTACATATTCGAGGAGATCAGCTTACCCATTTTGAAGCGATAGATCAGGTCATTAGTACGACCAAACAAGCTGGTATTGGCAAAATTGCCTTTGTTACTACCCCTCCAGCCTCCCAGTAA
- a CDS encoding biopolymer transporter ExbD, giving the protein MGMNVGSNNDDDVMLEVNMTPLIDVMLVLIIMFIITIPAPNNAININLPNGTPPPTNEKPPEVIDVRIDAAGKVFWNNQQVSDRTALEKLFQGVVAKKDQDQIKLKPDQMAEYKNVAMVMATAQRLGVTKIGIVSNN; this is encoded by the coding sequence ATGGGTATGAATGTCGGTTCAAATAATGATGATGATGTGATGTTAGAAGTCAACATGACACCGCTTATTGATGTCATGTTAGTACTCATTATTATGTTTATTATTACCATTCCTGCACCAAACAACGCGATTAATATTAATTTGCCAAATGGCACACCGCCGCCAACAAATGAAAAGCCACCCGAAGTGATTGATGTAAGAATTGATGCAGCAGGCAAAGTGTTTTGGAATAACCAACAGGTTTCAGACCGCACCGCACTAGAGAAATTATTCCAAGGCGTGGTTGCCAAAAAAGATCAAGACCAGATCAAACTTAAACCAGACCAAATGGCTGAATATAAAAACGTGGCAATGGTCATGGCTACAGCGCAGCGTTTAGGTGTCACTAAAATTGGAATTGTAAGTAATAATTAA
- a CDS encoding malate synthase G produces MTARIQKGKLAIAKELYDFIENEALPGSGLDSETYWKNFEQVVVDLSPKNKALLAKRDELQAKIDEWHRNNKFELGAYKAFLTEIGYLLPEVEDFQITTENVDEEIALLAGPQLVVPVRNARYCLNAANARWGSLYDALYGFDVISEEGGAEKGKGYNPVRGAKVIEFAKNFLNEVFPLAQGSHADATKYAIEQNKLAVTLKDGTKTGLAHEAQFVGFNGEEANPSEVVLLSNGLHVIIEIDANSPIGQTDLASVKDLTLEAAVTTIQDLEDSVAAVDAEEKVEGYRNWLGLMKGTLQESIEKNGKTVVRALSKDREIKNLIGGTTKLHGRSLMLLRNVGHLMTNPAILVDGEEIFEGIMDALVTPLLSVADIRSTNENKNSRKGSMYIVKPKMHGPEEVAFAVELFERAEQALGLPAKSVKIGIMDEERRTSVNLKNCIAAAKDRTIFINTGFMDRTGDEIHTSMEAAPVVRKEAVKTQKWIAAYENRNVAIGLKCGLQGKAQIGKGMWPKPDSMKDMLATKAAHPNAGASCAWVPSPTGAVLHAMHYHQVNVKARQDQLKAEEMLSLDDLLTPPFAPETNWSAEEINNELENNCQGILGYVVRWVDLGVGCSKVPDINNVGLMEDRATLRISSQHVANWLRHGIVTREQVEEVLKRMAKIVDEQNANDPLYKPMAANFETNIAFQAASDLIFKGCEQPSGYTEPLLHAARLKLKGYTGD; encoded by the coding sequence ATGACTGCACGTATTCAAAAAGGCAAGTTAGCGATTGCTAAAGAACTTTACGATTTTATCGAAAATGAAGCTTTACCAGGTTCTGGTTTAGATAGTGAAACTTACTGGAAGAACTTTGAGCAAGTTGTTGTCGATCTTAGCCCAAAAAATAAAGCATTATTGGCTAAGCGTGATGAATTACAAGCAAAAATTGATGAATGGCACCGTAATAACAAATTTGAATTAGGTGCTTATAAAGCGTTTTTAACAGAAATTGGTTATTTATTACCAGAAGTTGAAGATTTCCAGATTACTACTGAAAATGTTGACGAAGAAATCGCATTATTGGCAGGGCCACAGTTAGTCGTACCTGTGCGTAATGCACGCTATTGCTTAAATGCTGCAAACGCACGTTGGGGTTCTTTATATGATGCACTTTACGGCTTCGATGTAATTTCAGAAGAGGGTGGTGCTGAAAAAGGAAAAGGATATAACCCTGTACGCGGTGCAAAAGTGATTGAGTTTGCTAAAAACTTCTTAAATGAAGTTTTCCCGCTTGCACAAGGTTCACATGCTGATGCGACTAAATATGCAATTGAGCAAAATAAACTTGCTGTTACTTTAAAAGATGGTACTAAAACAGGTTTAGCGCATGAAGCTCAGTTCGTGGGTTTCAATGGTGAAGAAGCGAACCCATCAGAAGTCGTACTTTTAAGTAATGGTTTGCATGTCATTATTGAAATTGATGCGAATAGCCCAATCGGCCAAACTGATTTAGCTAGTGTTAAAGATTTAACACTTGAAGCTGCAGTTACAACGATTCAAGATCTTGAAGACTCTGTCGCAGCTGTAGATGCAGAAGAAAAAGTTGAAGGCTACCGCAACTGGTTAGGTTTAATGAAGGGTACACTTCAAGAATCTATTGAAAAGAATGGTAAAACAGTTGTTCGTGCTTTAAGCAAAGACCGTGAAATTAAAAACTTGATCGGTGGAACAACAAAACTCCATGGTCGTTCACTTATGTTACTTCGTAACGTAGGCCATTTAATGACTAACCCAGCTATTTTGGTAGATGGTGAAGAAATTTTCGAAGGTATTATGGATGCATTGGTAACTCCATTGTTATCAGTTGCTGATATTCGTAGTACAAACGAAAATAAAAACTCTCGTAAAGGGTCTATGTATATTGTTAAGCCAAAAATGCATGGTCCTGAAGAAGTTGCTTTTGCGGTTGAATTATTTGAACGCGCTGAGCAAGCACTAGGTTTACCAGCAAAGTCTGTAAAAATCGGTATTATGGATGAAGAACGCCGTACATCTGTAAACTTGAAGAACTGTATTGCTGCAGCTAAAGACCGTACGATCTTTATTAATACAGGCTTCATGGACCGTACAGGTGATGAAATCCATACTTCTATGGAAGCTGCACCAGTTGTTCGTAAAGAAGCTGTTAAAACACAAAAATGGATTGCTGCTTACGAAAACCGTAACGTTGCAATTGGTTTGAAATGTGGTTTACAAGGTAAAGCTCAAATTGGTAAAGGTATGTGGCCAAAACCTGATAGCATGAAAGATATGTTGGCAACTAAAGCTGCACATCCAAATGCTGGTGCATCATGTGCTTGGGTTCCATCACCAACAGGTGCCGTACTTCACGCGATGCATTACCATCAAGTAAATGTAAAAGCACGTCAAGATCAATTAAAAGCTGAAGAAATGTTGTCATTAGACGACTTGTTAACTCCTCCATTTGCGCCAGAAACTAACTGGTCAGCAGAAGAGATTAACAATGAGCTTGAAAATAACTGCCAAGGTATTTTAGGTTACGTTGTTCGTTGGGTTGACTTAGGCGTAGGTTGTTCGAAAGTTCCTGATATTAACAACGTAGGCTTAATGGAAGACCGTGCAACATTACGTATTTCTTCTCAACACGTTGCAAACTGGTTGCGTCACGGTATTGTGACTCGTGAACAAGTTGAAGAAGTGCTTAAACGCATGGCAAAAATTGTTGATGAGCAAAATGCTAATGATCCATTGTATAAACCAATGGCAGCTAACTTTGAAACGAATATTGCTTTCCAAGCAGCTTCTGATCTTATCTTTAAAGGTTGTGAACAACCTTCTGGTTATACTGAGCCGTTACTTCATGCTGCTCGCTTAAAGTTAAAAGGTTATACAGGTGACTAA
- the zapE gene encoding cell division protein ZapE, which yields MLNLKSSHSTAFTPSSPAERYAEALASGQFMADEAQAQAVQELDRVWKELLNRYKASKKAFRRFRRQTSPRGVYMWGGVGRGKTWLMDQFYESVPFRRKTRMHFHHFMQHVHKELNKLSGQRNPLDIVADQIYKDAVVICFDEFFVSNVTDAMILSDLFQKLFVRGVTLIATSNIAPDGLYKNGIHRDRFIPTIEMVKKNCVVLNVDAGVDYRLRVLKQAQLFKSPLGNEAQSWISERYSALTHTQTNSQEPIVINNRVVETLGHTEDVLWCEFSELCFKPRSPADFIEIANIYNTVLVSNVPHLTDFLSEGTRRFIYLVDEFYDRGVKLLLTSQDSIIDIYQGEKLAFEIERTRSRLLEMQSDEYLHSEHRHIDEAKTS from the coding sequence ATGTTAAATTTAAAATCTTCTCATAGTACTGCATTTACTCCTTCTTCCCCAGCAGAGCGCTATGCTGAGGCTTTAGCTTCAGGTCAGTTTATGGCAGATGAAGCACAAGCACAGGCAGTGCAAGAATTAGATCGTGTATGGAAAGAACTTTTAAATCGTTATAAAGCTTCTAAAAAAGCTTTCCGTCGTTTCCGCCGCCAAACCTCTCCAAGAGGTGTATATATGTGGGGTGGTGTAGGTCGTGGCAAAACATGGCTTATGGATCAATTTTATGAATCTGTGCCATTTCGCCGCAAAACACGTATGCATTTTCACCATTTTATGCAACATGTCCATAAAGAATTAAATAAACTTTCTGGTCAACGTAATCCACTCGATATTGTGGCTGATCAAATTTATAAAGATGCTGTGGTGATTTGTTTCGATGAGTTTTTCGTGTCGAATGTAACTGATGCAATGATCTTAAGTGATTTGTTCCAAAAGTTATTTGTTCGTGGTGTGACACTCATTGCAACTTCAAATATTGCACCAGACGGCTTATATAAAAACGGAATTCACCGTGATCGTTTCATACCTACAATTGAAATGGTTAAAAAGAACTGTGTTGTTTTAAATGTAGATGCAGGTGTGGATTACCGTTTACGTGTATTAAAACAAGCTCAATTGTTTAAGTCACCATTAGGTAATGAGGCACAAAGCTGGATATCAGAGCGTTATAGTGCTTTAACTCATACTCAAACAAATTCTCAAGAACCGATTGTGATCAATAACCGTGTGGTTGAAACTCTAGGGCATACAGAAGATGTTTTATGGTGTGAGTTCTCTGAACTTTGCTTTAAGCCGCGTAGCCCAGCAGATTTTATCGAGATTGCTAATATTTATAACACTGTACTCGTGAGTAATGTTCCGCACTTAACGGACTTCTTGTCAGAAGGTACTCGACGTTTTATTTATTTAGTCGATGAATTTTATGATCGTGGCGTAAAATTACTTTTAACCTCTCAAGATAGTATTATTGATATCTATCAAGGTGAAAAATTAGCTTTTGAAATTGAACGTACTCGTTCTCGTTTACTCGAAATGCAGTCGGATGAATACTTGCATTCAGAGCACCGTCATATTGATGAGGCTAAAACCTCTTAA